One window of the Micromonas commoda chromosome 9, complete sequence genome contains the following:
- a CDS encoding predicted protein, translating into MSEETGTEVADSEAAVTQRFRRFKDDLRRERASEGATPDDGPNPLDQPDARVDWSDLPDGILHRVFQMLYREKGGRELVGVCGQVCRGWHDDALDVLMQDTAATRRPVPGVAPEHDGDDDDDETDPGGETGAGGRRRGRGGGGRRTTAREGDEEDTTAAAKRETSDTSSADDDEVGSKRRRLPDESEAASAGADDDGSGFNVGGGGATAVPAIAATAVHAATHHRRASGASGAPADQAGSGAQDSAHCQHSDGSVRPA; encoded by the coding sequence ATGAGCGAAGAGACGGGCACGGAGGTTGCCGATAGCGAGGCTGCGGTGACGCAGCGATTCCGCCGGTTCAAGGACGacctccggcgcgagcgcgcgtccgaGGGCGCCACGCCGGACGACGGTCCCAATCCGCTCGATCAGCCCGACGCCAGGGTGGACTGGTCGGACCTCCCCGACGGCATCCTGCACCGCGTGTTCCAGATGCTGTATCGGGAGaagggcgggcgcgagctcgtgggGGTGTGCGGGCAGGTGTGCCGGGGAtggcacgacgacgcgctggacgtgCTCATGCAGGACActgccgcgacgcgcaggcCGGTGCCGGGGGTCGCGCCCgagcacgacggcgacgacgacgacgacgagaccgacCCGGGCGGAGAGACGGGAGCCGGCGggaggcgacgaggacgcgggggcgggggacgacggacgacggcacgggagggcgacgaggaggacacgacggcggcggcgaagagggaAACGAGCGacacctcgtccgcggacgacgacgaggtcggcaGCAAGCGCAGGAGGCTCCCGGACGAGAGCGAGGCTGCatcggcgggcgccgacgacgacggcagcggATTCAATgtgggaggcggaggcgcgacagctgtgccggcgatcgcggcgacagctgtgcacgcggcgacgcatcaccgccgcgcgtccggggcgtccggggcgcccgcggatcAGGCGGGGAGCGGCGCGCAGGACAGCGCGCACTGCCAGCACAGCGACGGGTCCGTCCGGCCGGCTTAG
- a CDS encoding predicted protein — MSPLSGYQMWKAGQAKARHKVKNWAARILTKQARKVQNHLIERWRIYRGDQVMVVAGKDKGQVGTVSKVYRKENRLLVEGLNLVKKHVKRSGDNPGGIITMEAPIHYSNVNLVDPVTGASVRARTRFLDDGTKVRYTVGRNASGSIVPKPDVAAGRTKPRKTDVGSRDTGWEHATANTYAPAPESRGFFGSGSAAAARSFASSALR; from the coding sequence ATGTCGCCCCTGAGCGGCTACCAGATGTGGAAGGCGGGCCAGGCCAAGGCCCGTCACAAGGTCAAGAACTGGGCCGCGCGCATCCTCACCAAGCAGGCGCGAAAGGTCCAGAACCACCTGATCGAGCGCTGGCGCATATACCGCGGCGATCAGGTCATGGTGGTGGCGGGGAAGGATAAGGGGCAGGTCGGGACGGTGTCCAAGGTGTACCGCAAGGAGAATCGCTTACTGGTGGAGGGGCTGAACCTGGTGAAGAAGCACGTGAAGCGATCGGGGGATAACCCCGGCGGGATCATCACGATGGAGGCGCCCATCCACTACTCAAACGTCAACCTGGTGGACCCggtcaccggcgcgtcggtgcgAGCCCGGACGCGGTTCCTGGACGACGGCACCAAGGTGAGGTACACCGTGGGACGGAACGCGAGCGGGAGCATCGTCCCCAagcccgacgtcgcggcgggacggacCAAGCCGAGGAAGACGGACGTCGGGTCGCGGGACACGGGTTGGGAACACGCGACGGCGAATACGTacgcgccagcgccggaGAGCCGGGGGTTCTTCGGAAGCGGtagcgccgcggccgcgcggtcgttcgcctccagcgcgctGCGCTAA
- a CDS encoding predicted protein — protein DAVFGERDGNATVYESAAQPVVRAVLRGVNGTVMAYGQTSSGKTHTMSGSDADPGVMSLALRDIFDAVRADEHTRRYDVRCSYMEIYNEEIRDLLSRDPDGNRSHIKLVNGHNGLTQVLNLEERVVKSSEEVNDVVAAGLKRRQVGRTAMNHVSSRSHAVLRIKVASAPLIEGDPSAAPATVSTLYVVDLAGSERAAQNTSKTTKKEGAAINQSLLTLRLCVQRLAKDAEDGTENTSHVPYRDSKLTRILQPALAGPGRTAIVAAVTPAAGNAQETYSTLNFVGTAKSVKMDAKVNVVNHGSGANLTSEERKVLADLRA, from the coding sequence GACGCGGTATTcggagagcgcgacggcAACGCGACGGTGTACGAGTCAGCCGCGCAGCCCGTGGTGCGAGccgtgctccgcggcgtcaacGGCACCGTCATGGCGTACGGCCAGACGTCGTCCGGTAAGACGCACACCATGTCCGGCAGTGACGCCGACCCGGGAGTCATGTCGTTGGCGCTCAGGGATATCTTCGACGcggtccgcgcggacgagcacACGCGAAGGTACGACGTTCGGTGCTCCTACATGGAGATTTACAACGAGGAGATTCGCGATTTGCTCTCGCGCGATCCCGACGGCAACCGATCGCACATCAAGCTCGTCAACGGCCACAACGGCCTGACGCAGGTGCTGAACCTCGAGGAACGCGTCGTCAAATCGAGCGAAGAGGTGAACGACGTGGTGGCGGCGGGTTTGAAGCGGAGGCAGGTTGGCCGGACCGCCATGAACCACGTCTCGTCCCGATCGCACGCCGTGTTGCGCATCAaggtggcgtccgcgcctctCATCGAGGGCGATCCCAGcgcggcacccgcgacggTGTCCACGCTGTACGTGGTGGACCTGGCGGGcagcgaacgcgcggcgcagaaCACGTCCAAGACGACGAAGAAGGAGGGAGCCGCCATCAACCAGTCGCTGCTCACCCTTCGCCTGTGCGTGCAGAGGCTGGCgaaggacgcggaggacggcaCGGAGAACACATCGCACGTGCCCTACCGCGACAGCAAGCTCACGCGGATCCTGCAGCCCGCGCTGGCGGGACCGGGGAGgaccgccatcgtcgccgcggtgaccccGGCGGCTGGCAACGCGCAAGAGACGTACTCCACGCTGAATTTCGTGGGCACCGCCAAGTCGGTCAAGATGGACGCCAAGGTGAACGTCGTCAACCACGGGTCGGGCGCCAACCTGACGAGCGAGGAGCGCAAGGTGCTGGCGGACCtgcgcgcc
- a CDS encoding predicted protein — protein sequence MAHRFDGTGVAILEVRMARDFKLAHVRWTVHDDGDSRAAAHALRRNAAALKTMAGKMLGSKHTPRLEFIDDGATSRKEAELDKAFELAEARRLDTEAHVERLARRDAETRRMKAAGSYRPGPYEHLLDDEHAHAHDDDTAGDDDEFESSEWYAPGERDEEFEDLLEELMADVDDDADDADDDWPEEIDADDDDERAGADAWVKPGAGERDD from the coding sequence ATGGCGCACAGGttcgacggcaccggcgtcgccatcctcgaggTTCGCATGGCGCGCGACTTCAAGCTCGCGCACGTGCGATGGaccgtccacgacgacggggattcgcgagcggcggcgcacgcgctcagACGTAACGCCGCTGCGCTGAAGACCATGGCGGGCAAGATGCTCGGCAGCAAACACACGCCTCGGCTCGAgttcatcgacgacggcgccacgTCGCGAAAAGAGGCCGAGCTGGACAAAGccttcgagctcgcggaaGCTCGTCGGTTAGACACGGAGGCTCACGTGGAGAGGCTGGCGAGGCGGGACGCGGAGACGAGGCGGATGAAGGCGGCGGGAAGCTATCGACCGGGCCCGTACGAGCacctgctcgacgacgaacacgcgcacgcgcacgacgacgacacagctggcgacgacgacgagttcgaaTCGAGCGAGTGgtacgcgccgggcgagagggacgaggagttcgaggacctgctcgaggagctgatggcggacgtggacgacgacgccgacgatgcggACGACGATTGgccggaggagatcgacgcggacgacgacgacgagcgagccggcgcggacgcgtgggtgaagcccggcgcgggcgagcgggACGATTGA
- the TYRS gene encoding predicted protein (Tyrosyl-tRNA synthetase, probable), which yields MSCQRVALRLRARAASAATPAGRHFVFTPQTSPLRAVAFLAHRRPAWQPASRAALQMRLHASSATATEPAAAPLSKADVVDVLKERGLLDACTNEDELRKACAEGSLSVYCGFDPTADSLHLGNLLGIVVLAWFQRCGHTPVALLGGATGRVGDPSGKSAERPVLDDDTINANTAGIKAILERVLANGAADADTDVPPAVVMNNLDWFGSMGFLEFLREVGKYARVGTMMAKDSVKTRLDSEQGMSFTEFSYQLLQGYDFCHLFKEHDVRVQVGGSDQWGNITAGTDLIRRLADKEGAWGVTFPLLLKADGRKFGKSEDGAVWLSPERLSPYKFYQYMLQSTDADVVRFMRMLTFVPLAEIEAIEASMSADGYVPNTAQKRLAEEVTRFVHGKEGLTQALKATEGLKPGADTVLDAATLEALAGDIPTAELARDEVVGKTVVDVMAATGLQKSKGEAKRMIKGGGARLNNVKVEDEEATIGEDDVIEGRVLLLAAGKKNKLLVRVV from the coding sequence ATGAGCTGCCAGCGCGTCGCtctgcgcctccgcgcgcgcgccgcctcagCGGCGACCCCCGCGGGCCGCCACTTCGTGTTCACCCCGCAAACCTCCCCGCTTCGCGCGGTGGCCTTcctcgcccatcgccgccccgccTGGCAacccgcgagccgcgcggcgctccagATGCGCCTccacgcgtcctccgcgaccgcgacggagcccgccgccgccccgctcTCCAAGgctgacgtcgtcgacgtcctcaaGGAGCGCGGCCTGCTCGACGCGTGCACcaacgaggacgagctccgcAAGGCGTGCGCGGAGGGATCGCTGTCCGTCTACTGCGGCTTCGACCCCACCGCGGATTCGCTCCACCTCGGGAACctcctcggcatcgtcgtcctcgcgtgGTTCCAGCGATGCGGCCACACCCcggtcgcgctcctcggcggtgccaccgggcgcgtcggcgaccccTCGGGCAagagcgccgagcgccccgtgctcgacgacgacacgaTCAACGCCAACACCGCCGGCATCAAGGCGattctcgagcgcgtcctcgccaacggcgcggcggacgcggacaccGACGTGCCACCCGCCGTGGTGATGAACAACCTCGACTGGTTCGGCTCCATGGGATTCCTCGAGTTTCTCCGCGAGGTGGGTAAGTACGCCAGGGTCGGGACGATGATGGCCAAGGATTCGGTCAAGACGCGGCTGGACTCGGAACAAGGGATGAGCTTCACGGAGTTTTCGTACCAGCTGCTGCAGGGTTACGACTTTTGCCACCTGTTCAAGGAGCACGACGTGCGCGTGCAGGTGGGCGGCAGCGACCAGTGGGGAAACATCACCGCCGGCACGGACCTCATCAGGAGACTCGCGGATAAGGAGGGCGCCTGGGGCGTGACCTTCCCGCTGCTGCTCAAAGCCGACGGGCGCAAATTCGGCAAATCGGAGGATGGCGCGGTGTGGCTGTCCCCCGAGAGGCTGTCGCCGTACAAGTTTTACCAGTACATGCTGCAgtccaccgacgcggacgtggttCGGTTCATGCGCATGCTCACCTTCGTTCCCCTCGCGGAGATCGAGGCCATCGAGGCGTCCATGAGCGCGGATGGGTACGTGCCCAACACGGCGCAGAAGagactcgccgaggaggtgacGAGATTCGTCCACGGGAAGGAGGGTCTGACgcaggcgctcaaggcgacggagggactgaagcccggcgcggacaccgtcctggacgccgcgacgctcgaggcgctcgcgggggatATTCCcaccgcggagctcgccagGGATGAGGTTGTGGGCAAAACCGTAGTCGACgtcatggcggcgacggggctgCAAAAGTCGAAGGGGGAGGCGAAGAGGATGatcaagggcggcggcgcgaggctgaACAACGTCAaggtggaggacgaggaggcgacgatcggcgaggatgacgtcATCGAGGGGAGGGTGCTGCTGCTGGCGGCGGGGAAGAAGAACAAActcctcgtgcgcgtcgtgtGA
- a CDS encoding predicted protein has protein sequence MRLVRLYGCTSHMKGAWDGANTYVKHSLRKYLLTDEAKNDPEKGIRTAEEACQWCRESLNTVMGKRSSKKSRRSATKLDERRFLFVGLKDIDRSGNLAKLEWETKDRVQALHELHLEPGEVDLKGRDLVCRCPPCQQTMEGPCMYQNWVGAPRHISIQLKKVTGDQMEALRDHCKCRRGRRDRCLICTHVHEVHSKLQSGSGPA, from the coding sequence ATGCGCCTGGTCCGCCTCTACGGGTGCACTTCGCACATGAAGGGCGCGTGGGACGGCGCCAACACTTACGTGAAGCACTCCCTCCGCAAGTACCTGCTGACTGATGAAGCTAAGAACGACCCGGAGAAGGGGATCaggacggcggaggaggcgtgtCAATGGTGCAGAGAAAGCCTCAACACGGTCATGGGCAAGCGGAGCTCGAAGaagtcgcggcgctcggcgacgaagcTGGACGAGAGGCGATTTCTTTTCGTCGGGCTCAAGGACATCGACCGAAGTGGAAACCTGGCGAAGCTCGAGTGGGAGACCAAGGATCGCGTCCAGGCCTTGCACGAGCTCCACctcgagcccggcgaggTTGATCTGAAAGGACGGGATCTGGTGTGTCGCTGCCCTCCGTGCCAACAGACTATGGAGGGACCGTGCATGTACCAAAATTGGGTGGGCGCACCTCGGCACATCAGCATCCAACTGAAGAAGGTGACGGGCGATCAGATGGAGGCACTGCGCGATCACTGCAAGTGCCGcagggggcggcgggaccgaTGTCTGATCTGCACCCACGTTCATGAGGTCCACAGCAAACTGCAATCGGGGAGTGGGCCAGCGTGA
- a CDS encoding predicted protein yields MRSNFPRTKRFLPKSRHEGFVTCALARHPVASPRTRGGRPRAADMTCEGAVDALETCESPIAPERDSPARTAPPPSKDADSAADAGEETSKRPVDHVPGDDEPDELLCPITKVMMRDPVFVAGSGNTYEREAIETYWRQTATRPVRGVRGAVVGVRRDPLTNLDLANDAIFTNWDKRREVQAWLAKHPTLTPEGWPDRDVPPPLEERRKAAGGRDGDGNGERSDAVGRMELLAQTAKLAAMGGVGLAVIAALFVATTSPAPSSDGLLSRWEFVDGHTGDGTARDATAGAVGFTLTPPLTELRVGSYAWRKRANPSKPPNDGDHNQNQNQNQHAGEAAAIASFGEDAYRSLTPVRAPSGSRIAARRGDGGALELVVPPKGILSPAAMTELGFAAVWTSFTAVWTWGAMQTPNPFFALFSLPFWGIGATIGRSTAAAAMETTRLVIAPRRLNPTTGEVMAPGRFHVSWEALGRVLSVAEGPLEDVAGVDVVTHAYVNGVPQTALELTAGVKSHNLGRGLHSSEQRFVAELVRECLVEAAKAGETGSSGTGDGGGRRAVGEPARRPEPIKSRL; encoded by the coding sequence ATGCGATCCAATTTCCCGCGAACCAAGCGTTTTCTCCCGAAGAGCCGACACGAGGGTTTCGTCACGTGTGCGCTGGCGCGGCACCCCGTCGCCAGTCCACGGACGCGCGGTGGGagaccccgcgccgcggataTGACCtgcgagggtgccgtcgacgcgctggaaACGTGCGAGAGCCCGATAGCCCCCGAGCGTGATTCTCCAGCCcgcaccgccccgcccccaTCGAAGGATGCTgactccgcggcggatgctGGCGAGGAGACCAGCAAACGACCCGTCGACCACGTccctggcgacgacgagccggaCGAGCTCCTCTGCCCCATCACCAAGGTGATGATGCGCGACCCGGTGTTCGTCGCGGGCAGCGGCAACACgtacgagcgcgaggccatCGAGACGTACTGGCGCCAGACCGCCACTCGGCCCGTGCGCGGAGTCCGGGGCGCGGTCGTGGGCGTGAGGCGAGATCCCCTGACGAACCTCGacctcgcgaacgacgccatCTTCACCAACTGGGAcaagcgccgcgaggttcagGCGTGGCTCGCCAAGCACCCGACGCTCACCCCCGAGGGATGGCccgaccgcgacgtcccgccgcctctcgaggagcgccgcaaagccgcgggcggccgcgacggcgacggcaacgGCGAACGCTCCGACGCGGTGGGGCGGatggagctcctcgcgcagacggcgaagctcgccgcgatggggggcgtcggcctcgcggtcatcgccgctcTCTTCGTCGCCACGACATCACCGGCGCCCTCATCCGACGGACTTCTCAGTCGGTGGGAGTTCGTGGACGGCCACACCGGGGACGGCACGGCACGGGACGCCAcagccggcgccgtgggcTTCACGCTCACCCCGCCCCTCACCGAGCTTCGCGTCGGCAGCTACGCGTGGCGGAAACGAGCCAACCCGTCGAAGCCCCCAAACGACGGCGACCAtaaccaaaaccaaaaccaaaaccaacACGccggcgaagccgcggcgatcgccagcttcggcgaggacgcgtaCAGGTCCTTAACTCCGGTTCGCGCTCCCTCGGGTTctcgcatcgcggcgcggcggggcgacggcggcgcgctcgagctcgtcgtccctccGAAGGGTATcctctcgcccgcggcgatgaccgagCTCGGTTTCGCCGCGGTGTGGACGTCTTTCACCGCGGTTTGGACGTGGGGCGCGATGCAAACCCCGAACCCCTTCTTCGCGCTCTTCTCCCTGCCCTTCTGGGGCATCGGCGCCACCATCGGTcggagcacggcggcggcggcgatggagacgacgcggctgGTCATCGCGCCTCGGCGGTTAAACCCGACCACCGGCGAGGTGATGGCGCCGGGTAGGTTCCACGTGTCGTGGGAAGCGCTCGGTAGGGTGCTGAGCGTGGCGGAGGGACCGttggaggacgtcgcgggcgtcgacgtggtgACTCACGCATACGTAAACGGCGTGCCGCAGACGGCGCTGGAGCTCACCGCCGGGGTCAAGTCGCACAACCTCGGCCGGGGTCTGCACTCCAGCGAGCAGAGGTTCGTGGCGGAGCTGGTGAGGGAGTGCttggtcgaggcggcgaaggcgggggAGACGGGTTCGAGCGGGACGGGGGacggaggcgggcggcgggccgtcggcgagccggcgaggaggcccGAGCCGATCAAGTCGAGGCTGTGA
- a CDS encoding predicted protein: MSTLASSGTHARCRLVRWTLSAASADPRRGVAAVVRKPWPSRLAIGGAGEPRTRSRATRGVDDDGRGGGAGASGAPSVRTAEPERPRGGADGASKSPKAPSSETPSARPKRRRGRPVSRKPAKAPVPGDAMGVASLLWQLAREDEQILGRARIQPHGLEAVVPARADPTSSRASSSREPLRSTARTKIDLDELAALVAAGRSTADIAARFGVTRAAVRKATARLPRRPGDEAAAGDSPTGDSPGGDSPGASDGSDADDDGSHTSVPLYKRAGRRKNAAGDEERRAMAARHAGVARTSDTRRRISATARERWRAAREKATADKTAEVAAAVDKLRREAATAMVRLKLDADSGANDGTKPEESSAASDPRGRRREVAATHSSALPSYNPSAPWEWLAQGAGTASVEDYALGDSPADRAAAFAALLNDKHGGIGNVLASGDFENSVDEGDFESPEHANAFPGAYIPGVKGMPGMSFDEDEDEDDEELRETKRKMKNKLKELAARRAEVVGDGTPKTAKVTVAKFTNELKAFTQLRDDLSDWSDNFLARNGRRPTVKDAERTGIDFLIKSFKEYVELRDRLMSQTPYLRGQMEDVAKETLPTPRVTRDGARRGRAAGVRDGIEKASGVLGGATARPKPTMIFSSPPQGGGILGASGYGNGRTLPPATPPERRNRSHQPRNK, encoded by the coding sequence AtgtcgacgctcgcgagtTCCGGGACGCACGCGCGGTGTCGCCTGGTGCGGTGGAcgctctcggcggcgtcggcggacccgaggcgcggggtcgcggcggtggtccgAAAGCCGTGGCCGTCGAGGCTCGCGATTGGCGGAGCGGGTGAGCCCCGGACgaggtcgcgcgcgacgcggggggtcgacgacgacggacgcggcggcggcgcgggcgcgtcgggagcgccgagcgtccgcaccgccgagcccgagcgcccgcgcggcggtgccgacggAGCCTCCAAGAGCCCGAAGGCGCCATCGTCGGAGACGCCCTCGGCTCGGCCGAAGCGCCGGCGGGGCCGACCGGTGTCGCGCAAGCCCGCCAAGGCGCCCGTtccgggcgacgcgatgggtgtcgcgtcgctcctgtggcagctcgcgagggaggacgaACAGATCCTCGGCAGGGCGCGCATCCAGCCCCACGGCCTCGAAGCCGTGGTGCCAGCCCGGGCAGATCCaacctcctcccgcgcctcctcctcccgcgaaCCCTTaaggtcgacggcgaggaccaagatcgacctcgacgagctcgcggcactcgtcgcggcggggaggagcaccgcggacatcgcggcACGCTtcggcgtcacccgcgcggcggtgcgaaaGGCGACGGCCCGGCTGCCGCGACGGCCGGGCGatgaagccgccgccggtgactcaccgaccggtgactcaccgggcggtgactcaccgggcgcgagcgacgggagtgacgcggacgacgacggatccCACACGAGCGTGCCCCTGTACaaacgcgcggggcggcgcaaGAACGCGGCTGGGGACGAGGAACgacgcgcgatggccgcgagACACGCGGGGGTGGCCAGGACTTCCGACACCCGCAGGCGAATAAGCGCCACGGCTCGCGAGCggtggagggcggcgagggagaaggccaccgcggacaagaccgcggaggtggccgcggcggtggataagctgcgacgcgaggctgcgACCGCCATGGTGAGGCTCAAactcgacgccgactcgggcgcgaacgacggaaCGAAGCCGGAAGAATCGTCAGCCGCCTCGGATCCGCGGGGAAGGAGGCGggaggtcgcggcgacgcactcgTCGGCGCTTCCCTCGTACAACCCCAGCGCGCCCTGGGAGTGGCTCGCGCAGGGTGCCGGTACCGCGTCCGTGGAGGACTacgccctcggcgactcACCCGCGGACAGAGCCGCCGCGTTTGCCGCGTTGTTGAACGACAAGCACGGCGGCATCGGCAACGTTTTGGCGTCTGGAGACTTTGAGAAttccgtcgacgagggcgacttTGAATCCCCCGAACACGCCAACGCGTTCCCCGGCGCGTACATTCCCGGCGTCAAGGGCATGCCCGGCATGtccttcgacgaggacgaggacgaggacgacgaggagctgcgcgagACGAAGCGAAAGATGAAGAACAAGTTGAAGGAGCTagcggcgcgcagggcggaGGTTGTGGGCGACGGTACCCCGAAGACGGCCAAGGTGACGGTCGCCAAGTTCACCAACGAGCTCAAAGCTTTCACCCAGCTGAGAGACGACCTAAGCGACTGGTCCGATAACTTCCTGGCCAGGAACGGGAGACGACCTACGGTGAAGGACGCCGAGAGGACCGGGATTGATTTCCTGATTAAGAGTTTCAAGGAGTACGTGGAGCTCAGGGATCGGTTGATGTCGCAGACGCCGTACCTGCGAGGGCAGAtggaggacgtcgcgaaggagACTTTGCCCACGCCGAGGGTGAcgagggacggcgcgaggcgcgggcgcgcggcgggggtcaGAGACGGTATCGAAAAGGCGTcgggcgtcctcggcggcgcgacggctaGGCCAAAGCCGACGATGATCTTTTCGAGTCCGCCGCAGGGGGGCGGTATCttgggcgcgagcgggtaCGGGAACGGGAGGAcgctgccgccggcgacTCCCCCGGAGCGTAGGAACCGCTCGCACCAGCCGAGGAACAAGTAG
- a CDS encoding predicted protein, whose translation MTRLTGLVSGKIESNDVVVWAKSWCPYCDKVKALFQTMEVTHLAVDLDKFNEEKALVKVLTEMTGQRTVPNVFIGGAHVGGCDDTMALKESGELQRMLKDLGVSFKDDA comes from the coding sequence ATGACGCGACTGACCGGTCTGGTCAGCGGCAAGATCGAGTCGAACGACGTGGTGGTGTGGGCCAAGAGCTGGTGTCCGTACTGCGACAAGGTCAAGGCCCTGTTCCAGACGATGGAGGTGACGCACCTCGCGGTCGACCTGGACAAGTTCaacgaggagaaggcgctggTCAAGGTGCTGACGGAGATGACCGGGCAGCGGACGGTGCCCAACGTGTTCATCGGGGGTGCGCACGTGGGCGGGTGCGACGACACGATGGCGCTGAAGGAGAGCGGGGAGCTGCAGCGCATGCTCAAGGACCTCGGCGTGTCCTTCAAGGACGACGCGTAG
- a CDS encoding predicted protein: MAEARAVVRAGGGGEGQKAAVKGQLDGAAHGREVMAKAHAVVRAGGGDEGQKATVKGQLDGSALGGDTLAAASADRRAGIAKPGQQDMLDKNLAWRTMGSAEEREEAKKKNRRERQSRYRTKKKDMAAATAAALRLRPPSTPVADEAAAALEVPVADEEAAVIEAAAALEAALEAPVALEAPVAEEAAVALKAPVAEEAAAALETAAALEAPVADEAAAALEAAASDEAAAAALEAVAALEAALEAPVALEAPVAEEAAVALKAPVAEEAAAALETAAALEAPVADEAAAALEAAAADEAAAAALEAVAALEAVGTDEAAAALEAAAELSAPPPLSAPVHDSPAANAAAPAITTKSNMDDILRHLRARQVTGLSKLNKADLVKVLHRTNACDAQTRSITSFFPKRS; the protein is encoded by the coding sequence atggccgaggcgcgcgccgtcgtccgcgccgggggcggcggcgagggccagAAGGCCGCGGTCAAAGGCCAACTCGATGGGGCTGCCCACGGCCGCGAGGTGATGGCCAAggcgcacgccgtcgtccgcgccgggggcggcgacgagggccaGAAGGCCACGGTCAAAGGCCAACTCGATGGGTCTGCCCTCGGTGGAGACACCTTggccgccgcttccgccgaCCGCAGGGCGGGCATCGCCAAGCCCGGCCAGCAGGACATGTTAGACAAGAACCTGGCGTGGCGTACGATGGGGAGtgcggaggagagggaggaggcCAAAAAGAAAAATAGAAGAGAGCGACAAAGTCGCTACCggacgaagaagaaggatATGGCCGCGGCAacggccgccgccctgcgctTGAGGCCGCCGAGCACACCGGTGGCGgatgaggcggcggcggcactcGAGGTGCCGGTGGCGGatgaggaggcggcggtaatcgaggcggcggcggcgctggaggcggcgctggaggcgccggtggcgctggaggcgccggtggcggaggaggcggcggtggccctcaaagcgccggtggcggaagaggcggcggcggcactcgagacggcggcggcgctggaggcgccggtggcggatGAGGCCGctgcggcgctcgaggccgcTGCGTCGgatgaggcggcggcggcggcactcgaggcggtggcggcgctggaggcggcgctggaggcgccggtggcgctggaggcgccggtggcggaggaggcggcggtggccctcaaagcgccggtggcggaagaggcggcggcggcactcgagacggcggcggcgctggaggcgccggtggcggatGAGGCCGctgcggcgctcgaggccgctgcggcggatgaggcggcggcggcggcactcgaggcggtggcggcgctggaggcggtgggaacggacgaggcggcggcggcactcgaggcggccgcggagctctccgcgccgcctccgctgAGCGCTCCGGTGCACgactcgccggcggcgaacgcggccgcACCCGCGATCACCACCAAGTCGAACATGGACGACATTCTTCGTCACCTTCGTGCTCGACAGGTGACGGGTTTGTCTAAATTGAACAAAGCCGACCTGGTGAAGGTTCTGCATAGGACAAACGCATGCGACGCGCAGACGCGGTCGATCACGAGCTTTTTTCCAAAGCGCAGTTAG